In Odocoileus virginianus isolate 20LAN1187 ecotype Illinois chromosome 5, Ovbor_1.2, whole genome shotgun sequence, a single window of DNA contains:
- the H3C15 gene encoding histone H3.2 has translation MARTKQTARKSTGGKAPRKQLATKAARKSAPATGGVKKPHRYRPGTVALREIRRYQKSTELLIRKLPFQRLVREIAQDFKTDLRFQSSAVMALQEASEAYLVGLFEDTNLCAIHAKRVTIMPKDIQLARRIRGERA, from the coding sequence ATGGCTCGTACGAAGCAGACTGCCCGCAAGTCGACCGGGGGCAAGGCCCCGCGGAAGCAGCTGGCCACCAAGGCCGCTCGCAAGAGCGCGCCGGCCACGGGCGGCGTCAAGAAGCCGCACCGCTACCGGCCGGGCACCGTGGCCCTGCGGGAGATCCGGCGCTACCAGAAGTCGACCGAGCTGCTGATCCGCAAGCTGCCGTTCCAGCGGCTGGTGCGCGAGATCGCGCAGGACTTCAAGACGGACCTGCGCTTCCAGAGCTCGGCCGTGATGGCGCTGCAGGAGGCGAGCGAGGCCTACCTGGTGGGGCTGTTTGAAGACACGAACCTGTGCGCCATCCACGCCAAGCGCGTGACCATCATGCCCAAAGACATCCAGCTGGCTCGCCGCATCCGCGGGGAGCGGGCTTAA